A genomic stretch from Microcebus murinus isolate Inina chromosome 19, M.murinus_Inina_mat1.0, whole genome shotgun sequence includes:
- the PRSS22 gene encoding brain-specific serine protease 4 yields the protein MPHRDARDSAHHALGIEDRCQEVFTWLHRTSPGSYEALLPGAIFLVIPSQGWQQLGPWLGLALGGGGQLLLVADSSCLGPRQQQSCGHPDPDRLQRAPTRILQERLPQASPGARRLLPFPRVQVSPRLPLPPPQAAAASAQTPALPPARAGLSLRPRALRAALSVPGYFTAEPVPLERRGSSERMRCSPARPSGPAAPAGSRVRSAGFAPGAGGHGEGAGWQQRPGPWEEPPLAPPLARSLTPAGGPSAAQAGQGAATLKAARIPAPPACGKPQRLDRVVGGQNSADAEWPWVVSIQKNGTHHCAGSLLSSRWVATAAHCFKGNLDQPSLFSVLLGAWQLGRPGPRSQKVGIAWVLPHPVYSWKEGAGADIALVRLEHPIQFSERILPICLPDPSVHLPADTDCWIVGWGSVQDGVPLPHPQTLQKLKVPIIDWETCSRLYWRGAGQGALTKDMLCAGYLEGQRDACLGDSGGPLMCQVDGAWLLAGVISWGEGCAERNRPGVYTSVSAHRAWVERVAQGVQLRGRAQGGPGASGAA from the exons ATGCCCCACCGGGACGCCCG AGACTCTGCCCACCACGCCTTGGGAATTGAGGACAGGTGCCAGGAAGTCTTCACCTGGCTCCACAGGACTTCCCCTGGCTCCTATGAGGCCCTTCTCCCTGGGGCCATCTTCCTGGTCATCCCGTCCCAGGGATGGCAGCAGCTCGG CCCCTggctgggcctggccctgggcgGGGGAGGGCAGCTCTTGCTAGTGGCAGACTCCAGCTGCCTGGGACCCCGACAGCAACAGTCCTGTGGCCACCCTGACCCTGACAGACTGCAGAGGGCTCCGACCCGCATTCTCCAGGAG AGGTTGCCACAGGCCAGCCCAGGTGCCCGCCGGCTCCTCCCCTTCCCGCGAGTCCAG GTGAGTCCCcggctgcccctccctcccccgcagGCGGCCGCCGCCTCCGCGCAGACGCCGGCCCTTCCGCCCGCCCGAGCCGGCCTCTCCCTCCGCCCTCGTGCCCTCCGTGCGGCGCTCTCTGTCCCCGGCTACTTCACCGCCGAGCCCGTTCCCCTAGAGCGGCGAGGGTCCAGTGAAAGGATGCGGTGCTCTCCCGCGCGTCCTTCCGGCCCCGCCGCCCCTGCGGGCTCGCGCGTGCGGTCAGCAGGCTTCGCTCCTGGGGCAGGAGGCCACGGGGAGGGCGCCGGGTGGCAGCAGCGTCCAGGCCCCTGGGAGGAGCCGCCCCTCGCCCCACCCCTTGCCCGATCCCTCACACCCGCTGGCGGACCGAGCGCCGCGCAGGCCGGGCAGGGCGCAG CCACCCTCAAAGCCGCCAGGATTCCCG CGCCCCCAGCCTGCGGGAAGCCCCAGCGGCTGGACCGGGTAGTGGGCGGCCAGAACAGCGCGGACGCAGAGTGGCCGTGGGTCGTGAGCATCCAGAAGAACGGGACCCACCACTGCGCAGGCTCCCTGCTCAGCAGCCGCTGGGTGGCCACCGCTGCCCACTGCTTCAAGGG GAATCTGGACCAGCCATCCCTGTTCTCCGTGCTGCTGGGGGCCTGGCAGCTGGGGCGCCCTGGCCCTCGGTCCCAGAAGGTGGGCATCGCCTGGGTGCTGCCCCACCCTGTGTACTCCTGGAAGGAGGGTGCCGGCGCAGACATCGCCCTGGTGCGCCTGGAGCACCCCATCCAGTTCTCTGAGCGCATCCTGCCCATCTGCCTGCCCGACCCCTCCGTGCACCTCCCCGCAGACACCGACTGCTGGATCGTGGGCTGGGGGAGTGTCCAAGATGGAG tgcccctgccccaccctcagaCCCTGCAGAAGCTGAAGGTTCCCATCATCGACTGGGAAACCTGCAGCCGGCTGTACTGGCGCGGCGCCGGCCAGGGAGCCCTCACCAAGGACATGCTGTGCGCCGGCTACCTGGAGGGGCAGCGAGATGCCTGCCTG GGCGACTCTGGAGGTCCCCTGATGTGCCAGGTGGACGGCGCCTGGCTGCTGGCCGGTGTCATCAGCTGGGGCGAGGGCTGCGCGGAGCGCAACCGGCCTGGCGTCTACACCAGCGTGTCCGCACACCGCGCCTGGGTGGAGAGGGTCGCGCAGGGCGTGCAGCTCCGCGGGCGTGCGCAGGGCGGCCCCGGGGCCAGTGGGGCCGCCTAG